In Burkholderia sp. GAS332, one DNA window encodes the following:
- a CDS encoding dCTP deaminase, giving the protein MTIKSDKWIRRMAESHNMIEPFAPDQVRVSEDGRKIVSYGTSSYGYDIRCADEFKIFTNINSTIVDPKNFDEKSFVDFKGDVCIIPPNSFALARTVEYFRIPRSVLTVCLGKSTYARCGIIVNVTPFEPEWEGHVTLEFSNTTPLPAKIYANEGVAQVLFFESDEICETSYADRGGKYQGQHGVTLPKT; this is encoded by the coding sequence ATGACTATCAAATCCGACAAGTGGATCCGGCGCATGGCCGAGTCGCACAACATGATCGAACCGTTTGCACCCGATCAGGTCCGCGTTTCCGAAGACGGCCGGAAGATTGTCAGCTACGGCACGTCGAGCTACGGCTACGACATCCGCTGCGCCGACGAATTCAAGATTTTCACCAATATCAACTCGACGATCGTCGATCCGAAGAACTTTGACGAGAAGTCGTTTGTCGACTTCAAGGGTGATGTCTGCATCATCCCGCCGAATTCGTTCGCGCTGGCTCGCACGGTTGAGTATTTCCGCATTCCGCGCAGCGTCCTGACCGTGTGCCTGGGCAAATCCACCTATGCGCGTTGCGGGATCATCGTCAACGTCACGCCGTTCGAGCCGGAATGGGAAGGGCACGTCACGCTCGAATTCTCGAATACGACACCTTTGCCTGCGAAAATCTACGCGAACGAAGGCGTCGCCCAGGTGCTGTTTTTCGAAAGCGACGAAATTTGTGAAACGTCGTACGCGGATCGCGGCGGCAAATATCAAGGTCAGCACGGCGTCACGTTGCCCAAGACGTGA
- a CDS encoding Outer membrane protein OmpA — protein MNAKIMTRFAVFAVAGSLLAGCASQQGTDTAVGTGVGAATGAAIGAIFGGGKGAAIGAGAGAAVGGITGYNWQAIHNKLSGATKGTGTQITEQPDGSLKLNIPSSVTFDTNSYAVKPSFAPVLDQLTQTMQQNPELIAQVIGYTDSTGQPAYNQTLSVNRAESVTGYLGQRGVAPQRLSASGMGQNQPIADNNTEAGRAANRRVEIYLRATAQHATQ, from the coding sequence ATGAATGCAAAAATCATGACTCGCTTTGCCGTTTTCGCCGTGGCCGGTTCGCTGCTGGCAGGCTGCGCAAGCCAACAAGGCACTGACACGGCCGTCGGCACAGGCGTGGGCGCCGCCACCGGCGCGGCAATCGGTGCGATCTTCGGCGGCGGCAAGGGCGCGGCAATCGGCGCGGGCGCTGGCGCAGCGGTCGGCGGCATCACCGGCTACAACTGGCAAGCCATTCACAACAAGCTGTCGGGCGCCACCAAGGGTACCGGCACGCAGATCACCGAACAGCCGGACGGCTCGCTCAAGCTGAACATCCCGAGCTCGGTCACGTTCGACACCAACAGCTATGCGGTCAAGCCGTCGTTCGCGCCGGTACTGGATCAGCTGACGCAGACCATGCAACAGAATCCGGAACTGATCGCCCAAGTGATCGGCTATACGGATAGCACGGGTCAGCCGGCTTACAACCAGACGCTGTCGGTCAACCGCGCGGAAAGCGTGACGGGCTATCTGGGGCAACGCGGCGTTGCGCCGCAACGCCTGTCGGCATCAGGCATGGGCCAGAACCAGCCGATCGCTGACAACAACACCGAAGCCGGCCGTGCAGCAAACCGCCGTGTGGAAATCTATCTGCGCGCCACGGCTCAGCACGCCACGCAATAA
- a CDS encoding ornithine decarboxylase produces MKFRFPVVIIDEDFRSENISGSGIRALAEAIEKEGAEVLGLTSYGDLTSFAQQSSRASCFILSIDDDELLPYAENVVVEGETPELAAAIIALRGFVTEVRRRNADIPIFLYGETRTSRHLPNDILRELHGFIHMFEDTPEFVARHIIRETKVYLDSLSPPFFKELVQYADEGSYSWHCPGHSGGVAFLKSPLGQMFHQFFGENMLRADVCNAVDELGQLLDHTGPIAASERNAARIFSADHVFFVTNGTSTSNKIVWHGTVAPGDIVLVDRNCHKSILHAITMTGAIPVFLTPTRNNFGIIGPIPRSEFEPENIKKKILANPFAREAMAKNPNLKPRILTITQSTYDGVIYNVEMIKEMLGDWLDTLHFDEAWLPHAEFHEFYQDMHAIGAGRPRIGALVFATHSTHKLLAGISQASQIVVQDSKNSRFDKHRFNEAYLMHTSTSPQYAIIASCDVAAAMMEAPGGTALVEESIAEALDFRRAMRKVDDEYADDWFFKVWGPETFAEEGIGSREDWMLRPNDAWHGFGALADGFNMLDPIKATIVTPGLDMDGGFGESGIPAAIVTKYLAEHGIIVEKTGLYSFFIMFTIGITKGRWNSMVTELQQFKDDYDNNQPLWRVLPKFVAHHPMYERVGLRDLCQQIHSVYRANDIARLTTEMYLSSMEPAMKPSDAFAKLAHREIDRVPIDELEGRVTSILLTPYPPGIPLLIPGERFNKTIVNYLRFAREFNERFPGFHTDIHGLVGETINGRIEYFVDCVRA; encoded by the coding sequence ATGAAGTTTCGTTTTCCCGTCGTCATCATCGACGAAGATTTTCGCTCCGAGAACATCTCGGGTTCCGGCATCCGGGCTTTGGCCGAAGCTATCGAGAAAGAAGGCGCGGAAGTGCTCGGGTTGACGAGCTACGGCGACCTGACTTCGTTCGCGCAGCAGTCGAGCCGCGCGTCGTGCTTTATCCTGTCGATCGACGACGACGAGCTGCTGCCGTATGCCGAAAACGTCGTCGTGGAAGGCGAGACGCCGGAACTGGCGGCCGCGATCATCGCGCTGCGCGGGTTCGTGACGGAAGTGCGCCGCCGCAACGCGGACATTCCGATCTTCCTGTACGGCGAAACGCGCACCTCGCGCCATTTGCCGAACGACATCCTGCGCGAACTGCATGGCTTCATCCACATGTTCGAGGACACGCCGGAGTTCGTCGCGCGCCACATCATCCGCGAAACCAAGGTGTACCTGGATTCGCTCTCGCCGCCGTTCTTCAAGGAACTGGTGCAGTACGCGGACGAAGGCTCTTATTCCTGGCATTGCCCGGGGCACTCGGGCGGCGTCGCGTTCCTGAAGAGCCCGCTTGGCCAGATGTTCCACCAGTTCTTCGGCGAGAACATGCTGCGCGCCGACGTCTGCAATGCCGTCGACGAACTCGGGCAACTGCTCGACCACACCGGCCCGATTGCGGCCTCCGAGCGCAATGCCGCGCGTATTTTCAGCGCCGACCACGTGTTCTTCGTGACCAACGGCACGTCGACCTCGAACAAGATCGTCTGGCACGGCACGGTGGCGCCGGGCGACATCGTGCTGGTGGACCGCAACTGCCACAAGTCGATCCTGCACGCGATCACCATGACCGGCGCGATTCCGGTGTTCCTCACGCCCACGCGGAATAACTTCGGCATCATCGGTCCGATTCCGCGCAGCGAGTTCGAACCGGAAAACATCAAGAAGAAGATCCTCGCGAATCCGTTCGCACGCGAGGCGATGGCGAAAAACCCGAACCTCAAGCCGCGCATCCTGACCATCACGCAGAGCACCTACGACGGCGTGATCTACAACGTCGAGATGATCAAGGAAATGCTGGGCGACTGGCTCGATACGCTGCACTTCGACGAAGCCTGGCTGCCGCACGCCGAGTTCCACGAGTTCTATCAGGACATGCATGCGATCGGCGCGGGCCGTCCGCGCATCGGCGCACTGGTGTTCGCGACGCACTCCACGCACAAGCTGCTGGCGGGTATTTCGCAGGCATCGCAGATCGTCGTGCAAGATTCGAAGAACAGCCGTTTCGACAAGCACCGCTTCAACGAAGCGTATCTGATGCACACGTCGACCAGCCCGCAGTACGCGATCATCGCGTCGTGCGACGTGGCTGCGGCCATGATGGAAGCGCCGGGCGGCACGGCTCTGGTTGAAGAGTCGATTGCCGAAGCGCTCGACTTCCGCCGCGCCATGCGCAAGGTCGACGACGAATACGCTGACGACTGGTTCTTCAAGGTGTGGGGTCCGGAGACGTTCGCGGAAGAGGGCATCGGCTCGCGTGAAGACTGGATGCTGCGCCCGAACGATGCGTGGCATGGCTTCGGCGCGCTCGCGGATGGTTTTAATATGCTCGACCCGATCAAGGCGACCATCGTCACGCCGGGCCTGGACATGGACGGCGGCTTTGGTGAATCGGGCATTCCTGCTGCGATCGTCACGAAGTATCTGGCCGAGCACGGCATCATTGTCGAGAAGACCGGTCTGTATTCGTTCTTCATCATGTTCACGATCGGCATCACCAAGGGCCGTTGGAACTCGATGGTCACCGAACTCCAGCAGTTCAAGGACGACTACGACAACAACCAGCCGCTGTGGCGCGTGCTGCCCAAGTTTGTCGCGCATCATCCGATGTATGAGCGTGTCGGTCTGCGCGATCTGTGCCAGCAGATTCACAGCGTCTACCGCGCGAACGACATTGCGCGCCTGACGACCGAGATGTACCTGTCGAGCATGGAACCGGCGATGAAGCCGTCGGATGCATTCGCCAAGCTCGCGCACCGCGAGATCGACCGGGTACCGATCGACGAACTCGAAGGCCGCGTCACGTCGATTCTGTTGACGCCGTATCCGCCGGGCATTCCGCTGCTGATTCCGGGCGAGCGCTTCAACAAGACCATCGTCAACTATCTGCGTTTCGCGCGCGAGTTCAACGAGCGCTTCCCGGGTTTCCACACGGATATCCATGGGCTGGTCGGCGAAACCATCAACGGGCGCATCGAATACTTCGTCGATTGCGTGCGCGCCTGA
- a CDS encoding ATP-binding protein involved in chromosome partitioning: protein MSIDRALVDAALAAVTDPNTGKPYAVAKNIKNVTVEGDTVSLEVVLGYPAKRQFEAVRAQFADALKAVSGVANARVEVSQNIAAHTVQRGVKLLPNVKNIVAVASGKGGVGKSTTAVNLALALASEGASVGILDADIYGPSLPMMLGITGRPESPDEKSMNPMTGHGLQANSIGFLIEQDNPMVWRGPMATSALEQLLRQTNWQDLDYLIVDMPPGTGDIQLTLSQRVPVTGAVIVTTPQDIALLDAKKGLKMFEKVGIPILGIVENMGMHICSNCGHEEHIFGAGGGERMGKEYGVDVLGSLPLDIAIREQADSGTPTVVADPEGRIAEIYRSIARKVAVHIAERARDMTSKFPSIVVQNT from the coding sequence ATGAGTATCGATCGGGCTTTGGTCGACGCCGCCCTCGCGGCCGTCACTGACCCCAACACGGGCAAGCCCTACGCGGTTGCCAAGAACATCAAGAATGTGACCGTGGAGGGTGACACGGTTAGCCTCGAGGTGGTACTCGGCTATCCGGCCAAACGGCAGTTTGAAGCGGTCCGCGCACAATTTGCCGACGCGCTGAAAGCCGTCTCCGGCGTGGCGAACGCACGCGTCGAGGTGTCCCAGAACATCGCTGCGCACACCGTGCAGCGCGGCGTCAAACTATTGCCGAACGTTAAAAACATCGTCGCGGTGGCGTCGGGCAAGGGTGGCGTCGGCAAGAGCACGACCGCCGTGAACCTCGCGCTGGCACTGGCGAGCGAAGGCGCGTCGGTCGGCATCCTCGACGCGGACATCTACGGCCCCTCGCTGCCGATGATGCTCGGGATTACCGGCCGTCCGGAATCGCCCGACGAAAAGTCGATGAACCCGATGACCGGCCACGGCTTGCAGGCCAACTCGATCGGCTTTCTGATCGAGCAGGACAACCCGATGGTGTGGCGCGGCCCGATGGCCACTTCAGCGCTCGAACAGCTGTTGCGGCAGACCAACTGGCAGGACCTCGACTACCTGATCGTCGACATGCCGCCGGGCACCGGCGACATTCAGCTGACCTTGTCGCAGCGCGTGCCGGTAACGGGCGCCGTGATCGTCACCACGCCGCAGGACATCGCGCTGCTCGACGCGAAGAAGGGCCTCAAGATGTTCGAGAAGGTCGGCATTCCGATCCTCGGCATTGTCGAGAACATGGGGATGCATATCTGCTCGAATTGCGGCCACGAAGAGCATATCTTCGGCGCGGGCGGCGGCGAGCGGATGGGCAAAGAGTATGGCGTCGACGTGCTCGGCAGCCTGCCGCTCGATATCGCCATCCGTGAGCAGGCCGACTCCGGCACACCGACCGTCGTGGCGGATCCGGAAGGGCGTATCGCTGAGATCTACCGGTCGATTGCGCGCAAGGTTGCGGTCCATATCGCCGAGCGGGCTCGCGACATGACCTCCAAATTTCCCAGCATCGTTGTCCAGAACACCTGA
- a CDS encoding Transposase DDE domain-containing protein, which produces MMSGMRTSVQAELDGLFGALRGQTVRTRAVSAQAFSKARRGLSAELFELARARLIELAQPYIDSMRWNGLRLVAADGSRLRVGTREGHDLRADHYAFALFLPGPELTLHAALHPADGSERQMLFEALDVLQPHTDLLLLDRGYLGNMMVAALAQREIPFCLRVDARAWTCVTAFARSGEAERIVTLAAPNEQDALDYELVRTPTTVRLIRDVTPGGRVRVLMTSLLDRQRYPAATFGALYHQRWRIEEAFKRLKHRLRLEAVTGLDYLALQQDFGAKTVADNLCTLLSDLDDASHDDAPASRPDRVYALGALKPILGACLLRIEHCLNLLPKVMPAIHQARCRIQPSRSYPRPPRKAKPHHHLAYKLA; this is translated from the coding sequence ATGATGTCGGGCATGCGCACGAGCGTGCAGGCCGAGCTCGATGGGCTGTTTGGCGCGTTGCGCGGGCAAACGGTGCGCACCCGGGCGGTAAGTGCACAGGCCTTCAGCAAGGCGCGCCGCGGCCTGTCGGCCGAGCTGTTCGAACTGGCCCGCGCGCGCCTGATCGAGCTGGCCCAACCCTACATTGATTCGATGCGCTGGAATGGCCTGAGGCTGGTCGCAGCCGACGGTAGCCGTCTGCGGGTAGGCACGCGCGAAGGCCATGATCTGCGCGCCGACCACTACGCATTTGCGCTGTTCCTGCCGGGGCCCGAACTGACCCTGCACGCCGCGCTTCATCCGGCCGACGGCTCCGAGCGGCAGATGCTGTTCGAAGCGCTGGACGTACTGCAACCGCACACCGATCTGCTGCTGCTCGATCGCGGCTATCTCGGCAACATGATGGTGGCCGCGCTGGCGCAGCGCGAGATCCCGTTCTGTCTGCGCGTGGATGCACGCGCCTGGACGTGCGTCACCGCCTTTGCGCGCAGTGGCGAGGCTGAGCGAATCGTGACACTGGCCGCGCCCAATGAACAGGACGCCCTTGACTATGAACTGGTGCGCACGCCCACCACGGTGCGCCTGATCCGCGATGTCACTCCTGGCGGACGTGTTCGCGTGCTGATGACCTCGCTGCTCGATCGCCAGCGCTATCCGGCTGCCACCTTCGGGGCGCTCTATCATCAGCGCTGGCGCATCGAGGAAGCGTTCAAACGGCTCAAGCACCGGCTGCGGCTGGAGGCCGTCACGGGGCTGGACTACCTGGCGCTGCAGCAGGACTTCGGCGCAAAAACCGTCGCCGACAACCTGTGCACACTGCTCAGCGATCTCGACGATGCGTCTCACGATGACGCACCTGCCAGCCGTCCTGACCGTGTTTATGCGCTGGGTGCCCTCAAGCCGATCCTCGGCGCGTGCCTGCTACGGATTGAACACTGCCTGAACCTGCTGCCCAAAGTCATGCCGGCCATCCACCAGGCCCGATGTCGTATCCAGCCCTCGCGCTCTTACCCACGACCGCCCAGAAAAGCCAAGCCCCATCACCATCTCGCGTACAAGCTTGCTTGA
- a CDS encoding superoxide dismutase, Cu-Zn family: MGKRIDGQAVHAFIVLAASSVLLCGCSTFLRPQEKRADAQLLPTVGNQARGLVTFIERSDGVQVTYNLAGLPPDSDHALQIHERGDCNAADGSSAGQVFSPAAERLKAGARVEGDLGNIHADANGVATGFIVAPDVSLDGIRSVLQRAVLLHHDASDPYAYPQHGAGPALACGLIRQ, from the coding sequence ATGGGAAAACGAATCGACGGGCAGGCGGTGCATGCGTTCATCGTCCTGGCTGCCAGCAGCGTGCTGTTATGCGGCTGTAGCACGTTCCTGAGACCACAGGAAAAGCGTGCCGACGCGCAGTTGCTGCCCACCGTGGGCAATCAGGCGCGCGGCCTCGTCACGTTCATCGAGCGTTCGGACGGCGTGCAGGTCACCTACAATCTCGCGGGCTTGCCGCCCGATAGCGATCACGCTCTGCAGATCCACGAGCGCGGCGACTGCAATGCCGCCGACGGCTCCAGCGCCGGCCAGGTGTTCTCGCCGGCAGCCGAGCGTCTCAAAGCAGGCGCCCGGGTCGAAGGCGACCTTGGCAACATCCACGCGGACGCGAACGGTGTGGCCACCGGCTTCATTGTTGCGCCGGACGTGTCGCTTGACGGTATCCGCTCGGTGTTGCAACGCGCCGTGCTGCTGCATCACGACGCGAGCGACCCTTACGCGTATCCGCAGCATGGCGCAGGCCCCGCGCTCGCGTGCGGGCTGATTCGCCAATGA
- a CDS encoding putative membrane protein: protein MIIRPHLHWFRMLLAWKGSVLPQLLPRLSLIFCIAIVAVAAHDHLLPVSLNLNTTAPFSLVGIALAVFLGFRNNASYDRWWEARKLWGQLLNESRSLTRQALTLQNKQLPKEDIKAFVAALSALPHALRHQLRNSDPHDDLAARLPKALFDRVIASRYKPATLLLFLGEWVQRHAQAGAIDPMAVLAFDRNLNGLSDVIGGCERIASTPLPFAYSVMIHRTVYFFCAVLPFGLVDSIGIFTPVFAVFVAYTFMAHEAIASQIEEPFGTDDNDLALETMSLSIEDAMRDLLGEPVFARPLPQTETHVLT, encoded by the coding sequence ATGATCATCCGCCCCCATCTCCATTGGTTCCGCATGCTGCTTGCGTGGAAAGGCTCCGTCCTCCCGCAGCTGCTGCCAAGGCTATCCCTGATATTCTGCATTGCGATCGTCGCCGTGGCCGCCCACGACCACCTGCTGCCGGTCTCCCTCAATCTCAACACCACCGCCCCATTCTCGCTGGTAGGCATAGCGTTAGCGGTCTTTCTCGGCTTCCGGAACAACGCCAGCTACGACCGCTGGTGGGAAGCCCGCAAGCTCTGGGGCCAGTTGCTGAACGAATCCCGCTCGCTCACCCGCCAGGCACTCACGCTGCAAAACAAACAGCTACCGAAGGAAGACATCAAGGCATTCGTCGCCGCCCTCAGCGCCCTCCCCCATGCCCTGCGTCACCAGCTCCGCAACAGCGACCCGCATGACGATCTCGCGGCACGCCTGCCCAAAGCGCTTTTCGACCGCGTCATAGCGTCGCGCTACAAACCGGCGACACTCCTGCTGTTCCTCGGCGAATGGGTGCAACGCCACGCACAAGCAGGCGCGATCGATCCGATGGCGGTGCTCGCCTTCGATCGAAACTTGAATGGTCTGTCGGATGTGATCGGCGGTTGCGAGCGCATCGCGTCGACGCCGCTGCCCTTTGCCTACTCGGTGATGATTCACCGCACGGTGTATTTCTTCTGCGCAGTCCTGCCATTCGGACTGGTCGACAGCATCGGGATCTTCACGCCGGTCTTCGCCGTGTTCGTCGCGTACACCTTCATGGCTCACGAAGCAATCGCTTCGCAGATCGAAGAGCCCTTCGGCACCGACGACAACGATCTCGCGCTCGAAACCATGTCGCTCAGTATCGAAGACGCTATGCGCGACCTGCTAGGGGAGCCGGTATTTGCGCGGCCCTTGCCGCAAACCGAAACCCACGTGCTCACGTAA